The Agromyces atrinae genome window below encodes:
- a CDS encoding aliphatic sulfonate ABC transporter substrate-binding protein codes for MSRTAFTTALVAATAAATLLLTGCVAGENAAAPAATEGAGTESVEGQSLTLDFATYNPLSLIIKDQGWLEDAGVDVTWVQSAGSNKANEALRAGAIDVGSTAGSAALLARSNGSPIQVIDIYSQPEWAAIVVGPDSTTTDVAELKGKKVAATKGTDPYFFLLQSLEEAGLSPEDVTVENLQHADGWSALQSGAVDAWAGLDPIMAGAEEAGAKLIYRNVDFNSYGFLNAREDFIESSPALAQLVVDAYEHARAWAAENPEETAQILADVAGLELPVAQKVILERSNLDVDPVPGQAQIDVLTTIGPIFVELGDVQTQEQVDEALATIVNDSFVTQADPSRFN; via the coding sequence ATGTCACGCACAGCATTCACGACGGCGCTCGTCGCCGCGACGGCAGCCGCCACCCTCCTCCTGACCGGTTGCGTCGCCGGCGAGAACGCCGCAGCCCCGGCCGCGACCGAAGGCGCCGGAACCGAGAGCGTCGAGGGCCAGTCGCTCACGCTCGACTTCGCGACCTACAACCCGCTGAGCCTCATCATCAAGGACCAGGGCTGGCTCGAGGATGCCGGCGTCGACGTCACCTGGGTGCAGTCGGCCGGCTCGAACAAGGCCAACGAGGCGCTCCGCGCCGGTGCGATCGACGTCGGCTCGACCGCCGGTTCGGCCGCTCTCCTCGCGCGCTCGAACGGTTCGCCCATCCAGGTCATCGACATCTACTCGCAGCCCGAGTGGGCCGCGATCGTCGTCGGGCCCGACTCGACCACGACCGACGTCGCCGAGCTGAAGGGCAAGAAGGTCGCCGCGACGAAGGGCACCGACCCCTACTTCTTCCTGCTCCAGTCGCTCGAAGAGGCGGGCCTCTCGCCCGAGGACGTCACGGTCGAGAACCTGCAGCACGCCGACGGCTGGTCCGCCCTGCAGAGCGGCGCGGTCGACGCGTGGGCCGGACTCGACCCGATCATGGCCGGTGCCGAAGAAGCGGGCGCGAAGCTCATCTACCGCAACGTCGACTTCAACAGCTACGGCTTCCTGAACGCCCGCGAGGACTTCATCGAGTCGAGCCCCGCGCTCGCGCAGCTCGTCGTCGACGCGTACGAGCACGCTCGCGCCTGGGCCGCCGAGAACCCCGAAGAGACCGCGCAGATCCTCGCGGATGTCGCGGGCCTCGAGCTCCCCGTCGCGCAGAAGGTCATCCTCGAGCGCTCGAACCTCGACGTCGACCCGGTTCCCGGCCAGGCGCAGATCGACGTGCTCACGACCATCGGCCCGATCTTCGTCGAGCTCGGTGACGTGCAGACGCAGGAGCAG
- a CDS encoding ABC transporter ATP-binding protein: MSSTASAHVATADQAFGVSFDGVGRAFPSGKGESRTVLRDVTIDVEPGEILAILGTSGCGKSTLLRMVGGLDAPTAGSVRIDGSAAATYDARCAVGFQEPRLLPWRSIAENIALGLPKRTPASSARDTVARLIDLVGLSDFAGHRPREVSGGMAQRTSLARALARNPGVLLLDEPFGALDALTRLKMQDLLLDVHAAAPTTVLLVTHDVDEALQLADRIILLGREGDTAGATIRETIVVPGHRPRDRGSAELAELRGRLLAGLGIDRHGEARGIESTRTIPHYPY; the protein is encoded by the coding sequence ATGTCCTCGACCGCCAGCGCGCACGTCGCCACCGCCGATCAGGCGTTCGGCGTGTCCTTCGACGGCGTCGGCCGGGCGTTCCCGTCGGGCAAGGGCGAGAGCCGCACGGTGCTCCGCGACGTCACGATCGACGTCGAGCCGGGCGAGATCCTCGCGATCCTCGGCACGAGCGGCTGCGGCAAGTCGACGCTCCTCCGCATGGTCGGCGGGCTCGACGCGCCGACGGCGGGCTCCGTGCGCATCGACGGATCCGCCGCGGCGACCTACGACGCGCGCTGCGCCGTCGGCTTCCAGGAGCCGCGCCTGCTGCCGTGGCGGTCGATCGCCGAGAACATCGCCCTCGGCCTTCCGAAGCGCACGCCCGCGTCATCCGCTCGCGACACCGTCGCCCGCCTCATCGATCTCGTCGGCCTCTCCGACTTCGCGGGGCACCGCCCCCGCGAGGTGTCGGGCGGCATGGCGCAGCGCACCTCGCTCGCCCGCGCCCTCGCCCGCAACCCCGGCGTGCTCCTGCTCGACGAACCGTTCGGCGCCCTCGACGCCCTCACGCGCCTCAAGATGCAAGACCTGCTGCTCGACGTGCACGCGGCCGCGCCGACGACGGTGCTGCTCGTCACGCACGACGTCGACGAGGCCCTGCAGCTCGCCGATCGCATCATCCTGCTCGGGCGCGAGGGCGACACGGCGGGCGCGACGATCCGCGAGACCATCGTCGTTCCCGGCCACCGGCCCCGCGACCGCGGCTCGGCCGAACTCGCCGAACTGCGCGGGCGTCTGCTCGCCGGTCTCGGCATCGATCGCCACGGTGAGGCCCGCGGCATCGAGAGCACCCGCACCATTCCGCACTACCCCTACTAG